A single region of the Podospora pseudopauciseta strain CBS 411.78 chromosome 1, whole genome shotgun sequence genome encodes:
- a CDS encoding hypothetical protein (COG:S; EggNog:ENOG503NX2C), which translates to MSWIISWTSLIPTLLILSASLAWWFTEPKNARINLIAAVGVVLFCWAVAPELSRDLSYSLYVSSLDSVTALHLETFVLRNANMLLVGAAVVWLVGRAFQTLRKPVPELINTLGVDVPDPPDVSLAGIRADAATVNWTRPAPNRSVVKFLIQVNGVVVGEVAANQEPAIVVSGLKPDHFYNVRVIAVGSNNFQGGSRVIRLRTFARDGRPQLGNSRLPSNFTAEEPPATPHGESMDESGGARTAFPALEMATVTEGIASPARDGNTNSGPGPRRNTVTRKHSPSTTSIDQSTREDLSAYAKKTLPELTEKFESIRKETEEVLAQIAKEEAENRKVLEELEAEKKGKRKEQKKKEEQTEKLKRDVNSTDRAMRNALQRKGQREKTLKEKQSEREKYHENIAKWERGVGEMRKDRESFDQQRKDLEEERDQKAEAFRGDNNELQAECTRLEQELKERRDQVRELEEARKKLPGGEDDGEWREKDAELKREWHRRHRELSEQLVFETKRSRGLDEHIRALGAQLQAIPQPSYGLYTPPNASGLEFDNPTLTQLKRRSRNSNTMSNVSISSPLPAYSQIDPILSAPTGFASSRSLNAPPGFAPGPFMDLSADMDFRGSSAPLSPSATALLPSNILDDFDDDNDDPSPATFHDSEPFLQSQRASPEQAPQSPASSGKALSILSSPHGSTSNLPFPPFSNEISERMVSTLPSPTIAETPQHKGFFWQRSKTVKEEGEKEPPLLGSLKQGQSQSFPRQTDDPDMANKRRISISGSWNVFNRNSVGPEITEGQATTNTHAFARSLNPFSRRPTGGLFDRDPSSPRPTSIASSDFPRPSTDSGSIWGPPMDASTLNKNSRLWSPDNAPWSRNPSRRPSLHGSPSALKTTLASADDEILDDEEMLSNVDVGVIGSRPPTQSANKAASAALGRLNPNAPAFIGSLFKSNPEKQKEKEVKEKAKAEKKKANKEKAAEKKKEKEKEAATVPDTPSQQTQNPIFEMDSPADSRKSRDGASVHTLHSSVSISESRDSLTLDQSFSNTPSEPASAGLSGSFKDEGVVRKLFRKGSSSKFSLPGRLGGNSAKENITSAGGLFKKGPSSVASTAPSDRIDPRSSIGDFEDLGDEAMGVLAGVLGKSYECSSPGLGPTSAAAAAAKGTMKEGGTAASRWLSSFGKKGKKNNENTKESFDLERAHVGGELDGLVEEKV; encoded by the exons ATGTCATGGATCATCTCCTGGACGTCGCTGATTCCAACACTGCTTATCCTGTCGGCCAGTCTTGCCTGGTGGTTCACCGAGCCTAAGAACGCCCGCATAAATCTGATTGCGGCTGTTGGAGTGGTTCTTTTCTGCTGGGCCGTCGCTCCCGAGCTGTCGCGCGACCTCTCGTACTCGCTGTACGTGTCCAGCCTCGACTCGGTCACGGCTCTCCATCTCGAGACTTTTGTTCTGAGAAACGCCAACATGTTGTTAGTGGGAGCTGCTGTAGTCTG GTTGGTGGGAAGGGCATTCCAAACGCTGCGGAAACCCGTCCCGGAGTTGATCAACACCTTGGGCGTCGATGTCCCCGATCCGCCCGACGTGTCCCTAGCGGGAATCAGAGCCGATGCTGCCACTGTGAACTGGACGCGGCCCGCGCCCAACCGATCAGTTGTAAAGTTTCTGATACAAGTAAATGGAGTGGTTG TGGGGGAGGTCGCTGCGAACCAAGAACCGGCCATTGTCGTCAGCGGCTTGAAGCCAGACCATTTTTACAACGTTCGGGTCATCGCGGTTGGCTCCAATAACTTTCAGGGTGGAAGCCGAGTCATCCGGCTCAGAACCTTTGCCCGAGATGGACGGCCACAACTCGGCAACTCCAGATTGCCATCCAACTTCACAGCCGAGGAACCGCCCGCAACACCCCATGGCGAGTCGATGGACGAAAGCGGAGGAGCCCGAACGGCGTTCCCCGCACTCGAGATGGCCACTGTCACGGAAGGGATAGCATCACCTGCACGGGATGGAAATACGAATTCTGGACCAGGGCCCCGTCGAAACACTGTGACTAGGAAACACTCGCCGTCGACCACGAGCATCGACCAGTCAACCAGGGAGGACTTGAGCGCCTATGCGAAGAAAACACTGCCGGAATTGACGGAAAAATTCGAGAGCATTAGAAAAGAAACAGAGGAGGTGCTGGCTCAAATAGCAAAAGAGGAGGCTGAAAATAGAAAGGTGCTGGAGGAATTAGAagccgagaagaagggaaagaggaaggagcagaagaaaaaggaggagcaAACCGAGAAATTGAAGCGGGATGTGAACTCGACAGACCGGGCGATGCGAAACGCCCTGCAACGAAAGGGCCAGAGAGAGAAGACGCTGAAGGAGAAGCAAAGTGAAAGAGAAAAGTATCATGAAAATATTGCCAAGTGGGAAAGAGGTGTAGGTGAGATGCGCAAGGACAGGGAAAGTTTTGATCAGCAGAGGAAAGATTTGGAGGAAGAGCGTGATCAGAAGGCCGAGGCCTTCCGAGGAGATAACAACGAGCTCCAAGCTGAGTGTACACGACTGGAGCAAGAATTGAAGGAAAGGAGAGATCAGGTCCGAGAACTGGAAGAGGCCCGGAAGAAACTGCCTGGCGGAGAAGATGACGGCGAGTGGCGTGAGAAGGACGCCGAACTGAAGCGGGAATGGCACCGCAGACACAGAGAGCTGTCCGAACAACTGGTGTTCGAGACTAAGAGATCTCGAGGACTAGATGAGCATATCCGCGCCCTTGGTGCTCAGCTGCAGGCTATTCCTCAGCCAAGCTATGGGCTTTATACGCCACCGAACGCTTCGGGATTGGAGTTTGATAACCCAACACTTACTCAGCTCAAGCGCCGGAGCCGAAACAGCAACACAATGTCGAATGTGTCTATTTCATCGCCATTGCCAGCCTACTCACAGATCGATCCGATTCTTTCAGCCCCGACAGGGTTTGCCAGTTCACGATCTCTGAATGCGCCACCTGGTTTTGCCCCAGGACCGTTTATGGACCTGTCCGCAGACATGGACTTTCGGGGGTCATCAGCCCCTCTCAGTCCTTCCGCCACGGCACTTTTGCCATCCAACATACTTGAtgactttgacgacgacaacgatgACCCAAGTCCGGCGACTTTTCACGATTCTGAGCCATTCTTGCAAAGCCAGCGGGCCTCACCCGAGCAAGCTCCTCAGTCTCCTGCCTCGTCGGGCAAGGCCCTGAGCATCCTGTCCAGCCCTCATGGATCCACAAGtaacctccccttcccccccttctctaACGAAATTTCAGAGAGGATGGTTAGCACTCTGCCATCCCCAACTATAGCCGAAACCCCTCAGCACAAGGGCTTCTTTTGGCAACGCTCCAAGACTGTcaaggaagagggggagaaaGAGCCACCTCTCCTAGGGAGTTTGAAGCAAGGTCAAAGCCAATCTTTCCCACGGCAGACAGATGATCCAGACATGGCCAACAAGCGGCGGATCAGCATTTCAGGCAGCTGGAATGTCTTTAACCGAAACTCAGTTGGGCCTGAGATCACAGAAGGCCAGGCcacaacaaacacacacGCATTTGCAAGAAGCCTAAACCCCTTTTCCCGTAGGCCTACCGGTGGTCTCTTTGACCGTGACCCCAGCAGCCCGCGACCTACCAGCATCGCGTCCTCCGACTTCCCCAGACCCTCCACTGACTCAGGCTCCATCTGGGGGCCACCCATGGACGCCTCAACCCTAAACAAAAACAGCCGTCTCTGGTCGCCCGATAACGCCCCCTGGTCCAGGAACCCCTCCCGACGGCCTTCGCTCCATGGATCTCCCTCAGCACTCAAGACAACCCTCGCCTCGGCCGACGACGAAATtctcgacgacgaggaaaTGCTTTCCAACGTGGACGTCGGCGTCATCGGCAGCCGGCCGCCGACCCAGTCCGCCAACAAAGCCGCCTCGGCCGCGCTCGGTCGGTTGAACCCCAATGCCCCCGCCTTTATAGGATCCCTCTTCAAATCCAACCCTGAAAAGCAGAAGGAGAAAGAAGTCAaggaaaaagcaaaagcagagaagaaaaaggctaataaggagaaggctgccgagaagaagaaggagaaagaaaaggaggctGCGACAGTTCCGGACACGCCAAGTCAGCAGACGCAGAATCCCATTTTCGAGATGGACTCGCCCGCGGATTCGAGGAAGTCGAGGGATGGAGCCTCAGTTCATACGCTTCACTCGTCGGTTTCGATCTCTGAGTCCCGCGACTCTCTCACGCTCGACCAGTCATTCTCCAATACACCCTCCGAACCCGCCAGCGCAGGACTTTCAGGCTCATTCAAAGACGAGGGCGTGGTCCGCAAACTCTTCCGAAAGGGCTCCTCGAGCAAGTTTAGTCTTCCCGGACGTCTTGGCGGTAACAGTGCCAAGGAGAATATCACCAGCGCTGGGGGTTTGTTTAAGAAAGGACCCAGCAGCGTTGCCAGCACCGCGCCTTCCGACCGCATCGACCCGAGATCTAGCATCGGCGACTTTGAAGACTTGGGGGATGAAGCGATGGGGGTTTTGGCtggggtgttggggaagagTTATGAGTGTAGTAGTCCTGGGTTGGGACCTACgtctgctgccgctgctgctgcgaagGGGACGATGAAAGAAGGGGGGACGGCGGCGAGCAGGTGGTTGAGTAGTtttgggaagaaggggaagaagaataATGAGAATACCAAGGAGAGTTTTGATTTGGAGAGGGCGCATGTGGGGGGTGAattggatgggttggttgaggagaaggtgtAA
- a CDS encoding hypothetical protein (EggNog:ENOG503P5WZ; COG:O) yields the protein MSASSSSSSSSPPSSSKSQTDPLAEPATAVGVAGGAAFADCAQGRTFSAPFLCRGPLHVMNNCMKIHATPEEQDAAREEWFEKRVERQKEKERKARRKLEQEKFLREWWGLPEKDREIARREMEKLERPERIGGFVSERRKRFGEEGGEGR from the exons ATgagcgcctcctcctcctcctcctcctcctccccccccagcagcagcaaaagccaGACCGATCCCCTCGCGGAACCCGCTACCGCTGTCGGCGTCGCAGGAGGCGCAG catTTGCAGACTGCGCCCAAGGCCGCACCTTCTCCGCGCCTTTTCTCTGCCGCGGACCCCTCCACGTGATGAACAACTGCATGAAGATCCACGCCACGCCCGAGGAACAGGACGCCgcgagggaggagtggtTTGAGAAGCGGGTGGAGAgacaaaaggaaaaggagaggaaggcgaggaggaagctggagcaggagaagtttttgagggagtggtggggTTTGCCGGAGAAGGATAGGGAGATTGCGAGGAGAGAGATGGAGAAGTTGGAACGGCCGGAGAGGATAGGGGGGTTTGTGAgtgagaggaggaagaggtttggggaagaggggggggaggggaggtga
- a CDS encoding hypothetical protein (COG:E; EggNog:ENOG503NWYR), producing the protein MTRHIAVIGSGVTGISSALLLLRAGHRVTIIAKDFPAPFETIDPITQINYTSPWGGAHNRWVPPHPSNAQAVFEHPLSITTFSHMKSLFASHPTTAGITFLKGVEYLESPGPEYLSLTPATAASLQLSGFRLLPQSEFPDQKVKWGCEYETYCVNPMVYLSFLLRRFVHRGGRVLKHALRSPVEVFALSERSTPSLKNGGVDAVVNASGFGFGGDGNMFITRGQTVLVAEECDATVTRQNADGSWTFCVPRGFEGGTVIGGTKEVDDWGVEPRPETREKLLRMFKGTCPRILNGKGEFTVMGDIVGRRPSRRGGPRIEGEVLEGGKGFVMHAYGLGGRGYELSWGVAERVVEGVEGYFRALRGESKI; encoded by the exons ATGACAAGACACATCGCCGTCATCGG CTCCGGCGTAACCGgcatctcctccgccctcctcctcctccgcgcCGGCCACCGAGTCACAATCATCGCAAAAGACTTCCCCGCCCCGTTTGAGACAATCGACCCAATCACCCAGATCAACTACACCTCCCCCTGGGGCGGCGCCC ACAACCGCTGGGtcccaccccacccctcAAATGCCCAAGCAGTATTCGAacaccccctctccatcaccaccttctcccacATGAAGTCCCTCTTTGCATCCCACCCAACCACCGCGGGGATAACCTTCCTCAAAGGAGTCGAATACCTCGAATCCCCGGGACCAGAGTACTtatccctcacccccgccaCCGCAGCATCCCTCCAACTCTCTGGtttccgcctcctcccccagtCGGAGTTCCCCGACCAGAAAGTGAAATGGGGGTGCGAGTACGAGACCTACTGCGTCAACCCAATGGTTTACTTATCTTTTCTGCTGAGGAGGTTTGTTCAccgaggggggagggtgctgaaACATGCGCTGAGGTCCCCGGTGGAGGTTTTCGCTCTGTCGGAGAgatcaaccccttccctgAAAAACGGGGGGGTAGATGCCGTGGTTAACGCCTCCGGGTTCGGGTTCGGGGGGGATGGAAATATGTTTATCACACGGGGGCAGACAGTTCTCGTCGCGGAAGAGTGCGACGCTACCGTCACCCGACAAAATGCCGACGGTTCGTGGACTTTCTGCGTGCCGAGGGGGTTTGAAGGGGGGACGGTGATTGGGGGGAcgaaggaggttgatgatTGGGGGGTGGAACCCAGGCCGGAGACAAGAGAAAAACTGTTGCGGATGTTCAAGGGGACGTGTCCTCGGATACTaaatgggaagggggagttTACCGTCATGGGGGATATTGTTGGACGACGACCTAGTAGGAGGGGTGGGCCGAGgattgagggggaggtgctggaaggagggaaggggtttgTGATGCATGCttatgggttgggggggagggggtatgAACTTTCTTGGGGCGTGGccgagagggtggtggagggggtggaggggtatTTTAGGGcgttgaggggggagagtaAGATttga
- a CDS encoding hypothetical protein (EggNog:ENOG503NX1N), with protein sequence MQALNLDEPPQKEDDGRAQQQQPHQQQQQQQLHHPQHQQPPPGSPIAGTGGLVNGGGDYGRQHEGGSPMRQNTTSSTTTVASLASLATGGTTPTPYSLEAHTPSSPSLATTAQAAAQAVFSARDGADVTAQRRASRRRTGPLNPEQREKASLIRKMGACGDCKRRRVACHPSHHNTTWAALAKKFGNGSSSQSANGRPLSPAMSKFQSLLTQEPEDMVQIPNFHERLNQMNPNDSRIRTPLPSGPRPERPTSLIPVAGLESFRVDLQGSASRILASPLRSRYASVSTMLVRWQDDIEDADGSKNDIEELARVLTDDYNYSVTIKNIPTSGDPSNSSYLWLNREVNTFVTSHNQRDTLKIFYYSGHSYLGEDRDTMISSSKKATPGSDIPWKMIQGMFENICSDALILLDCAYYPLYQTVRRQGILELIAASAGEDHAKLLGRSAFTRALTEQLKTRAVHKFKEAYSASELHAKLVSVYPSLVREQNQEIITSFPTPLFVQLSGNKVLPSILLAPLVARQPGDLTPSPYTPDSPAAGTSQLSLTFQISDDNTFNMESWAEWLRSMPQGIKDLKIDGPYRSSPWAR encoded by the exons aacatcaacagccaccacccgGAAGTCCGATCGCCGGCACCGGCGGCCTGGTAAATGGCGGCGGGGACTATGGCCGACAACATGAGGGCGGCTCGCCCATGAGGCAGAATACcacttcttcaacaaccacagtAGCCTCCCTGGCGTCGCTAGCCACTGGAGGGACGACGCCTACGCCTTACAGCTTGGAGGCGCATACGCCTTCATCACCTAGTcttgccaccaccgctcaaGCTGCTGCACAAGCTGTCTTTTCCGCGAGGGATGGGGCAGACGTCACGGCCCAGCGCAGGGCCAGTCGCCGTCGAACGGGGCCCTTGAACCCCGAGCAGCGGGAGAAGGCCTCGCTCATCCGTAAGATGGGTGCATGCGGGGACTGTAAACGAAGACGAGTTGCT TGCCATCCTAGCCATCACAATACGACCTGGGCTGCGCTTGCCAAAAAATTCGGGAATGGCTCGTCGTCACAAAGTGCCAATGGACGCCCACTGAGTCCGGCCATGTCAAAGTTCCAGTCTCTGCTGACTCAGGAACCTGAGGACATGGTACAGATCCCCAACTTCCATGAGCGGCTCAACCAGATGAACCCAAATGATTCTCGGATTAGAACGCCGCTACCATCTGGGCCCCGGCCGGAGAGGCCAACAAGTCTGATTCCGGTGGCTGGTTTGGAGTCCTTCAGAGTTGATCTTCAAGGAAGCGCATCTCGGATCCTGGCAAGCCCTCTTCGCAGTCGATATGCCAGCGTTTCAACCATGCTTGTCCGGTGGCAGGACGACATTGAAGATGCCGATGGATCCAAGAACGATATTGAGGAACTGGCCAGGGTGCTCACGGACGATTACAACTATTCGGTCACCATCAAGAACATTCCGACGTCGGGAGACCCTAGCAACAGCTCCTATTTGTGGCTGAACAGGGAAGTAAACACGTTTGTTACCAGCCACAACCAACGGGACACTTTGAAGATTTTCTACTACAGCGGGCATAGCTACTTGGGAGAGGACCGGGACACCATGATCTCCAG TTCCAAGAAAGCAACACCTGGCTCGGATATTCCATGGAAGATGATCCAAGGGATGTTTGAAAATATCTGTTCTGATGCCCTAATTCTCCTGGATTGTGCGTACTATCCGCTCTATCAAACAGTACGCCGGCAAGGAATCCTCGAGTTAATCGCTGCCTCTGCTGGTGAAGACCACGCCAAACTTTTGGGTCGGAGCGCCTTCACCCGGGCCTTAACGGAACAGCTGAAGACAAGGGCCGTCCACAAGTTCAAAGAAGCCTATTCTGCAAGCGAACTTCACGCCAAGCTGGTTTCAGTATACCCAAGTTTGGTACGGGAACAGAACCAGGAAATCATCACATCGTTTCCCACCCCGCTGTTTGTACAGCTATCCGGCAACAAGGTGTTGCCATCCATTCTTTTGGCTCCGTTGGTGGCGCGGCAACCGGGAGACCTAACACCCTCGCCTTATACCCCGGACTCCCCGGCCGCCGGAACCTCACAACTCAGTCTGACGTTTCAAATATCGGACGATAATACGTTTAACATGGAGAGCTGGGCGGAGTGGCTCCGTTCCATGCCTCAAGGAATCAAGGACCTGAAGATTGATGGCCCATATCGCAGTTCGCCGTGGGCAAGATGA